ACCGAAAATTATGATGAGGGTGCGATAATTTTTCAGGCTAAAACAAAACTTGATTCAGAAGAAACGGCAGATAGTCTTGCTGCTAAAATTCACAAATTAGAATACGAGCATTTTCCCAGAGTTATTGCAGAGCTTTTAGAAAAGCAGTAAACAATTAAAATATCATTGAGATTTCTACCTGTGTGGAAATGAAAAGTAATTTTTCAATGGCTAAAAAAGAAAAGTTCTACGTTGTTTGGCAAGGTAAAAAACCAGGAATCTACACGAAGTGGAAAGATTGCAAAGCTATGATAGATGGTTTTGCAGGTGCGCAGTTTAAATCTTTTGAGTCGTTTACTGAAGCGAAAGCGGCTTACAACAAAGATTTTAAAGATGTAAAAGGAAGCTCCAAAACTAAAAAAATACTTTCCGCAGCAGAAAAAGTAAAATACGGTGAGCCTAATCTGTATTCTATTGCTGTTGATGCAGCCAGCTCTGGCAATCCCGGCATTATGGAATATCGCGGCGTTGATACACAGACCCAAAAGCAACTCTTTCATCAAGGCCCGTTTAAACAAGGCACTAATAACATAGGTGAGTTTCTAGCTCTTGTTCACGGCCTCGCTTTTCTAAAGAAAAATAACAGTGATCGCATCATTTACTCAGACTCCAAAATTGCCATAGGCTGGGTAAAAAAGAAAAAATGCAACACAAAACTTACTGAGAGCCCGCGCAACAAAGATGTTTATGATCTGGTTAGACGTGCCGAAAATTGGTTAAAAACAAATACATATACTACTGTAATTGTTAAATGGGAAACAAAAGCCTGGGGAGAAATTCCTGCAGATTTTGGCAGAAAGTAAGTTTAAGTTTACTCTAACGACCATTGTTTAAAATTGCACTGGCAAAACTGTATATTTGCAAAAATTATTTGAATGCAGAAAATGGTAATTGTAGGCACATGTGCCTTTGATGAAATAGAGTCTCCCTTTGGAAAAACAGGAAAAATTTTAGGTGGCGCAGGTACTTATATAGGTCTTGCAGCATCTAATTTTGAGATAGACCAGGCTATAGTATCTATTGTTGGGTCAGATTTTCCTCAGGAATATATAGACATCTTAAAAAATAAAGGTATTAACCTGGAAGGTCTTGAAGTTGTTAAAGACGGAAAGACATTTTTCTGGAAAGGTCTATACCATAACGACCTTAATTCTCGAGATACCTTAGTTACAGAATTAAATACATTAGCAGATTTTAACCCAATAGTACCTGAAGCTTATAAAGATTCAGAGATTGTAGTTCTGGGCAATTTGCATCCTTTAGTTCAACTTTCTGTATTAGAGCAGATGAATACTAAGCCTAAACTTGCTATTCTGGACACTATGAATTTCTGGATGGATAGTGCATTAGAAGATTTGAAAAAGGTAATCGCTCGCGTTGATGTCATAACTATAAATGATGAAGAGGCACGACAACTAAGTGGAGAATATTCACTTGTAGTTGCCGCCCAGAAAATATCAGAAATGGGACCTCGCTTTGTAGTAATTAAAAAAGGAGAGCACGGCGCTTTATTATTTGAAGGTAGTAATATCTTCTTTGCACCCGCATTGCCTTTAGAAGAAGTTTTTGATCCTACCGGAGCAGGTGACACATTTGCAGGAGGCTTTGCAGGATATCTAGCAAGTTCTGGTGATCTTTCTTTTGAAAATATGAAACGGGCCATTATACACGGCTCAAATCTAGCCTCGTTTTGTGTAGAAAAATTTGGCACCGAGCGAATGCAAGATTTAAAACCAGACGAAATAAACCAGCGTTTGCTAGAATTTAAAGCGTTAACGCAATTTAATATAGACCTATAAAACAACCGCGCCCTCTTCTAACGAAGGGGGCGCAAACATTTGACTAAGCTATGAGTGATGCAATTAAGCATGAATGTGGAATTTCGGTAATACGCTTACTAAAACCTTTAGAGTATTACAAGGAGAAGTATGGCAGTGCATTTTATGGTGTAAATAAGATGTATTTAATGATGGAAAAGCAGCACAACCGCGGTCAGGATGGCGCAGGGTTTGCCAGCATTAAATTAGACGTAGCGCCGGGAGAGCGTTATATAAGCAGACAACGATCTATAGCACAACAACCTATTCAAGATATATTTGCTCAGATAAACTCAAGAATTAATGAGACACTTCTAGAGCACCCCGAGTATGCAGATGATGTTGCGTTACAAAAAAAGTTTGTGCCGTATATAGGTGAATTATTACTTGGGCACGTTCGGTATGGTACCTTCGGAAAAAACAGTGTTGAAAATGTACATCCGTTTTTAAGACAAAACAACTGGATGCATCGTAATCTTATCGTTGCAGGTAACTTTAATATGACCAATGTTTTTCAGCTTTTTAATAAGCTTGTAGAACTGGGTCAGCATCCTAAAGAAAAAGCAGACACTATTACCGTAATGGAAAAAATAGGTCACTTTCTTGATGATGCGGTTGCTAAAATTTATAAGAAGTTAAAAAAAGAGGGTTTTTCAAAATTTGAAGCTTCTCCACAAATTGCAGAGCGTTTAAATATCGCAAAAATATTAAAGAAAGCTTCAAGAGATTGGGATGGCGGTTACGCTATGGCCGGTCTGTTAGGTCACGGTGATGCCTTTGTATTGCGTGATCCTTCTGGGATTAGACCTGCTTATTACTATCAAGATGATGAAGTGGTTGTGGTAGCAAGTGAGCGACCTGTAATACAAACTGTTTTTAATGCAAAATTTGAAGATGTTCAGGAATTAGATCCTGGCCATGCGATCATAATTAAAAAAAGCGGAGCAACTTCTATAGAAAAAGTTCAGGAACCTCGTGAGCGCAAAGCCTGTTCTTTTGAACGTATTTATTTCTCAAGAGGTAGTGATGCCGAAATTTATCAAGAGCGCAAAGAACTTGGCCGTTTATTAATGCCCGAAGTTTTAAAACATATCAATCACGATACCCAGAATACTGTTTTTAGCTATATCCCCAATACTGCTGAAACTTCATTTTACGGTATGGTTGAAGCAGCACAAGAAGAGCTTGACACCCAAAAGACTGCAGAGATTCTTGAACATCGCGAAACTCTTGACAAGGAAGGGTTAAATAAGATCTTAGCAAAAAAACTACGAACAGAGAAAATTGCTATTAAAGATGTTAAACTACGTACGTTCATAACGGAAGATAGCAGTAGAGATGATCTTGTTGCACATGTTTACGATGTAACGTATGGAGTAGTGAAGCCCACAGATAATCTGGTTATTATAGATGACAGTATTGTACGAGGAACAACTCTTAAAAAGAGTATTATCAAAATGTTATCTCGCTTAAACCCTAAGAAAATTGTTGTGGTATCGTCTGCACCTCAAATACGATATCCAGATTGCTACGGAATCGATATGGCAAAGTTGCAAGATTTTATTGCTTTTAGAGCCGCTATTGCGTTACTTGAAGAAACAAAACAAGAACACATAATAAATGAGGTTTATGAAAAATCATTATCTCAAACTGGTTTTGAAGATAAAGATGTGATCAATTATGTAAAAGAAATTTATGCTCCTTTTACAGATGAGCAAATTTCTGATAAGATTGCACAACTACTTGTAGATGAAACAATACAAACAGAGGTAAGCGTTATTTATCAAAAAGTATCTAACCTACACTTAGCTTGCCCTAAGAATTTAGGAGATTGGTACTTTACAGGAGATTATCCAACTGCAGGAGGAAATCGCGTTGTAAACCGTGCTTTTATCAATTATGTAGAGGGAAGTTTAAAAAGAGCGTATTAAAATGGCACTTAAACTGATAATTTCGCAGTTTATCTAAAAGTTTGTTTACTGTAAATTATACATGGTATTTTAGTTTCTACCAGAGCATAAGTAGGTTAAGTTCATGGTAGATTTGGGGCAAAAAAGGTGGATTTATCCACCTTTTTTATTTGACCCAAATTGGGGTGGCGAGTTTTCTAAAAATTTTCCTGAATAACAATAGCACGGTAAAACCCTGTAAATGCAAATGCCGAAAACTCACAGCGAGCCGTTTTCAACTCCTGTCTTATTCCACCTTTTTTATTTGACCCAAATTGGGGTGGCGAGTTTTCTGAAAATTTCCCTGAAAAACAATAGCTCGGTATAAGCTTTTAAATCGAAAACTGAAAACTCTTGCGAGCCGCACTCACCTTTCGGTTTATTCCACCTTTTTTATTTGACCCAAATTGGGGTGGCGAGCTTTCTAAAAATTTCCCTGAATAACAATAGCACGGTAAAACCCTGTAAATGCAAATGCCGAAAACTCACAGCGAGCCGTACTCACTTTAAAGTTTACTCCACCTTTTTTATTTGACCCAAATTGGGGTGGCGAGCTTTCTAAAAATTTCCCTGAATAACAATAGCACGGTAAAACCCTGTAAATGCAAAAGCCGAAAACTCATTGCGAGCCGCTTTTAACTCCTGTCTTATTCCACTTTTTTATTTGACCCAAATTGGGGTGGCGAGTTTTCTAAAATTCCCCCTGAATAGCGAGATACAATACTATAGATCAAAAGCTGAAAACTCATTGCGAGCCGCACTCACCTTTCCGTTTACTCCACCTTTTTGAAAAAATAGATCTTAGTGGGAGACAAAACTGTGCATATATCTAATTTGACTCAGTTACATGTTTGCTTCGGTAATAACATTTCACAACCCATATCCTCCAACTTATACAAACTCATTTAAAATTGAGCATAAAAAAAACCCGGAATAGTATTCCGGGTTCATAAAAACAAATTAATGTTTCTTATTTATTTTGAGCGTAACGGCTAGAAACCTCTTTCCAATTGATTACATTAAAGAATGCATCAATATAATCTGGTCTCTTGTTTTGGTATTTTAAGTAATAGGCGTGTTCCCACACATCTAATCCTAAAATTGGAGTTCCACCGCAGCCTACTTCTGGCATCAACGGGTTATCCTGATTAGGTGTAGAACATACTTCTACTTTTCCGCCTTCGTGAACACAAAGCCAAGCCCAACCTGAACCGAATTGGCTTCCTGCTGCGCTACTAAATTTATCTTTAAAAGCTTCAAAAGAACCATATGCAGCATTTATAGCCTCAGCTAACTCTCCTGTAGGCTCGCCACCTCCATCTGGAGACATTATGTCCCAAAAGAGACTGTGATTATAAAAACCACCACCATTGTTACGTACG
The sequence above is a segment of the Leeuwenhoekiella sp. MAR_2009_132 genome. Coding sequences within it:
- a CDS encoding PfkB family carbohydrate kinase; the protein is MQKMVIVGTCAFDEIESPFGKTGKILGGAGTYIGLAASNFEIDQAIVSIVGSDFPQEYIDILKNKGINLEGLEVVKDGKTFFWKGLYHNDLNSRDTLVTELNTLADFNPIVPEAYKDSEIVVLGNLHPLVQLSVLEQMNTKPKLAILDTMNFWMDSALEDLKKVIARVDVITINDEEARQLSGEYSLVVAAQKISEMGPRFVVIKKGEHGALLFEGSNIFFAPALPLEEVFDPTGAGDTFAGGFAGYLASSGDLSFENMKRAIIHGSNLASFCVEKFGTERMQDLKPDEINQRLLEFKALTQFNIDL
- a CDS encoding amidophosphoribosyltransferase, with the protein product MSDAIKHECGISVIRLLKPLEYYKEKYGSAFYGVNKMYLMMEKQHNRGQDGAGFASIKLDVAPGERYISRQRSIAQQPIQDIFAQINSRINETLLEHPEYADDVALQKKFVPYIGELLLGHVRYGTFGKNSVENVHPFLRQNNWMHRNLIVAGNFNMTNVFQLFNKLVELGQHPKEKADTITVMEKIGHFLDDAVAKIYKKLKKEGFSKFEASPQIAERLNIAKILKKASRDWDGGYAMAGLLGHGDAFVLRDPSGIRPAYYYQDDEVVVVASERPVIQTVFNAKFEDVQELDPGHAIIIKKSGATSIEKVQEPRERKACSFERIYFSRGSDAEIYQERKELGRLLMPEVLKHINHDTQNTVFSYIPNTAETSFYGMVEAAQEELDTQKTAEILEHRETLDKEGLNKILAKKLRTEKIAIKDVKLRTFITEDSSRDDLVAHVYDVTYGVVKPTDNLVIIDDSIVRGTTLKKSIIKMLSRLNPKKIVVVSSAPQIRYPDCYGIDMAKLQDFIAFRAAIALLEETKQEHIINEVYEKSLSQTGFEDKDVINYVKEIYAPFTDEQISDKIAQLLVDETIQTEVSVIYQKVSNLHLACPKNLGDWYFTGDYPTAGGNRVVNRAFINYVEGSLKRAY
- a CDS encoding viroplasmin family protein; this encodes MAKKEKFYVVWQGKKPGIYTKWKDCKAMIDGFAGAQFKSFESFTEAKAAYNKDFKDVKGSSKTKKILSAAEKVKYGEPNLYSIAVDAASSGNPGIMEYRGVDTQTQKQLFHQGPFKQGTNNIGEFLALVHGLAFLKKNNSDRIIYSDSKIAIGWVKKKKCNTKLTESPRNKDVYDLVRRAENWLKTNTYTTVIVKWETKAWGEIPADFGRK
- a CDS encoding superoxide dismutase produces the protein MSFQLPSLKYAKDALEPSIDAQTMEIHHGKHHAGYTSKLNAAIEGTDLEGKTIENILINLDMSNSAVRNNGGGFYNHSLFWDIMSPDGGGEPTGELAEAINAAYGSFEAFKDKFSSAAGSQFGSGWAWLCVHEGGKVEVCSTPNQDNPLMPEVGCGGTPILGLDVWEHAYYLKYQNKRPDYIDAFFNVINWKEVSSRYAQNK